One Hydrogenobaculum sp. 3684 genomic window, AAAGAGGCCATAGAATTAGCTCAAAAAAATCTTGAAGCTTATCAAAACGTATATTTTTTTAACAAAGATGCAAATATGTTTTTGTTAGAAAACAAAGGCTTTGATTATATAGATATAGACCCTTATGGAAGCCCTATAGGATTTTTAGAAAGCGCTATAAACGCTTTAAAAACCGGTGGTCTTATAGGTATAACTGCCACAGATACGGCATCTTTATCTGGGTCATATCCATTTAAAGCTTTTAGAAGATACAGCGCCAAACCTCTTGATAGTGAGTTTTATCACGAAAGTGCATTGAGGATACTTGTAAAATCTGTAATAGAAGCCTCTTTTAGGCTTGATGTGGTCTTAAAACCTGTTTTTGGTTTTAGTTATAGGCACTTTTTAAGGGCTTTTTTTATAAAATTAAAAGGTGTATCAAAAGCCATAGATATATCTAAAGATATAGCTTATATAGGGTATTGTCATAGTTGTAAATTTAGAAATACTTACACATGCGTTCTTGATCTACCAAAATTTTGCCCTCTTTGTGATGATTTTTTTGATTACGCTGGTCCTATCTATATAGGAGATATTTACGACAAAGAGCTTTTGGATATTATGAAAGAACAAGACTTTACATATTTTACAAAGGATACCATAAAGATTTTTAAAACAATTTTAGAAGAATCTAAGATAAAAACCCCTTGGTTTTACAAAGCAAATATATTTGGAAAAGGTACGATGCCAAAGCTAAAACAAATATTAAAAGATTTAGATGCAAAACCCACACACTTTAGCCCAGAGGGTTTTAAAACAGATTTAGATTTTATACATATAAAGGAGTATTTTGAAAAATGGGCGTAATGGTATTTTGCTATCACAAGATATTTCCAAAAAAATCTTACGATGTTAATTTATCTTTATTTCAAAAGCATATAAACATTTTGGATAGATTTTACGAGGTCCTTAGTTTAGAAGAACTAAAAGCATATATAGACGGGCTTTATACACCTAAAAAACCAGCTGTGGTGCTCACCTTTGACGATGGTTATGTAGATAATTTTATATACGCTTATCCTATACTTAAAAAATACAAAAAAAGAGCTATCATATTTCCCATATATTCAAGGCTTTTAAAAGAAGATATAAAAAGACCAACCCTTTTTGATTATTGGGAAGGAAAAGTCTCATTAAAAGACCTTTATAAACCCTTAGGGGCTGGTGAGGCCAACAAAGAGTTTTTTGAAAAAGGTATATCTTACGACTTTTTGAGCTTTGAAGAGTTAAGGTCTATGCTTGATGTGTTTGATGTAGGCTCTCACGGGATCACCCATACAAAAACCTTTATAGATCAAAAACCAATAGACATATACAATGCTAAAAACTATCACTATTCACTTTCTTCTATTTACAATCCACTAAAAGAAGGCCTTCCTATATACCCTTCAAAAAGCGATTTATCTCATCCTAAAGCTTTTATACCAAACTCAGTTTATGAGCTTTTAGAAAAAAATAAAGATAAAAACTTATTTAATATTTATACTAAAAGCCTAAAACTTTCTTTTGAAACAACAGATGAGTACAGAGAAAGGGTAAGGCATGAGCTAAAAACCTCAAAAGAGGGTTTAGAAAAAGCCCTTGGTATAAAAATAATATCTTTTGCCTATCCATTCGGGGATATGTCAGACATTTTAAAAGAAGAGGCTTCAAAGTATTTTTATATGGCTTTTAGTACTAAGAAAAAACCAGTATATCCACATCAAGATAGATACGATATAGGTCGTATAACAGCGGTAAAAGATATATTTACATTTCTAAAAAACATCATATATTATCCTACAAATTTGTACAGATTTTTTAACAAATAAAAGACGTTGCTTGGTCTCAAAAAATCATTGACAAGCTTTTGTGATATACTATATTTATGGCATATGATTTTATTTGGAGGTATTCATGGAAGTAATGAAGAAAGACGGTAAGGTTTGTCAATCTTATACATATAAGCTAGATTCCGTAGTGTATCCTGAGATTTTAAACCTTTATACAAAAGCCAAAAACAACTACTGGATACCGGAAGAATACGACCTTGCGAACGATAAACACGAATTTTATGAAAAGCTAAATGATATAGAACGTCATTACATGCTCTACACAGTTGGATTTTTCTCTTCAGCAGAAGGCTGGGTTGGACAAAACATACTGGAGATTTCAAAACGCATAAGAAACACAGAAACAAGGATGTTTTTAGGATATCAGCTAATGGAAGAGATGAAACACATAGATACGTTTAGATACATAATGGATGGTCTTGATTTAAAACCTCACGAAGTATACGCAATGCATGAAAACGTCAAAGAAATAAAAAGAAAGGCTGATTTTGAAGTTAAACGTGCGATGGCTCTTTGCGAAGAACCTACCGAGGAAAACCTTATAGAGGATATATTTGTATATTATGCAATTTTAGAAGGGTTGTTTTTCTTTAGCGGTTTTGTGACACCTCTTGCCTTTGGAAGAAGAGGCGTGCTTAAAAATGTAGCTGCTTTAGTAAGGTGGATATTAAAAGATGAGACAAGACATTTGGCTTTTGGTATTTATCTTCTCAATGAGCTTCTAAAAGACAAAAATAAAAACGATTACAAGGACAAGTTTAGAGTTCTTATGGAAGAGGCTGTGGATATAGAAACTGAGTACGCAAGAGTAGCTATGCCAGAAAAGATAATAGGACTTTCTTTTGAAACTTATACATCTTATGTCAGGTATCTGGCGGACAGACGGATGCGCTCTCTTGGTTTTGAAGCTATATACGGTCAAAAGAACCCCATGAAATGGCTAACCACTCAAACAGACTTACCAGACCTCACAAACTTCTTTGAAGCAAAAGTGGATTACTAATAGATGATAAGAAACCTACTTACAAACATATATGTAACCTCTAGATTGCTTGTAAGTTTAGGTGCTGTAGCAGCGGCATTTTCTATACCTTCTTTTCACATAAGGGCAATTATAATAACGCTTACGTTCTTATACTTTAGTTTAGCCATACTATCTTACTATAAACTAAAGTTAGGACATTGCATAAACAAATACCTTGATGTTTTCTACTTTGCAGGGTTTTTTACATTCTCAAGCATATACACATACCCTCTTTCCCTAATAAGCATAGGGCTTTTCTCTCCAAGACAGTCTAACGTTTCTTTTTTGATAACCGCTGAGTCTTTGGCTTTTGATATATACAAAGTTCATCAAAATATACCCTATATGCTGTTCCTTGCCAGTTTACAGCTTGGTATGTTGGTAGCTTCAATGTGCCCAGATATAATATCGGCTTTCAAGAAAGAGCACCACAAGATATTAAACTTAAGAACAGCCTACAAAGATATGCTAAAACACCTTGACGCTTGGGAAAAAGATCAGCTAAAGCATCAAGAATCTAAGTTTATCTTAGAAAAAGCCCTAGAGTCAAAAAACATGGATGAATTTCTTGAGGCTTTGAAAAAACGATTTGATTTAGTAGATATAAGCATCAAAAGAATTGAAAGCATATTGCCTTACGAAACAAAAAAAGATTATAAAAACGGTGTTTTGCAAGTAAATTTGCCAAAAGATGGTTATAGTATAGTTCTTAACGTTGAGTTTTCTAACCCTATAGATCTTTATAACGAAAACCTGATATCAAACCTTGAATATATAGCTGGAATATTTAGCTTTTCTTATATGGAAAGAGTTTCTCACGAGACTTTATTATGGGCAAATCACGAAGTAGCTTAGAAAAATTGTATGATAAAAAGACGTAAAACTAGAGAAATTACGTTAGGTACTCTAAAAATAGGGGGAAATAATCCCATCGTAGTCCAGTCCATGACATCTACGAAAACCCACGATATAGAAGCTACCATCTCTCAAATAGATAGGCTTATAACAGCAGGGTGTGAAGCCATAAGAGTAGCGGTGCCAGCTAAAGAAGATGCCGAGGCTCTCAAAGAGATAATAAAATACTCTAAAGTGCCTATAATAGCAGATATTCATTTTGTGCCTAACATGGCATTTTTATCTATGGAAGCTGGAGCTCACGGCATCAGAATAAACCCAGGCAATATAAACAAAAAAGAGATAGTAAGAGATATAGTCCTAGAGGCAAAAAGAAGAAATATTTGCGTAAGACTTGGAGTTAACTCTGGTTCTTTAGAAAAACATCTTTTGGAAAAATATGGGTATCCAAGCGCTGAAGCTCTTGCAGAAAGCGCTCTTAACTGGTCAGAATTTTTTGAGTCTTTAGGCTTTTACAACTTTAAAGTGTCTATAAAAGGTTCAGATGTAATTCAAAATGCTGTTGCCAACGAAATATTTGCAGAAAAAACCGATATACCTCTACATATAGGTATAACAGAGGCAGGAATGGGTACCCAAGGGATGGTAAAATCTTCCGTAGGGCTTGGTATATTGCTTTACAAAGGTATAGGAGATACCATCAGAGTATCCCTAACGGATGAACCAGAAAAAGAAGTAGAAGTAGCTTACGAAATTTTAAAAAGTTTAGGGCTAAAGAAAAAGGGTATAGATATAGTCTCTTGTCCTACGTGCGGTAGAATAGAAGTAAACTTACCCGATGTTGTAAAACAGGTCCAAGAAGCTTTAAAAGACAAAGATTTATCTATAAAGGTTGCAATAATGGGCTGTGCGGTAAACGCCATAGGTGAGGCTTCCCACGCAGATGTGGGGTTAGCTTGTATGAAAGGGGGCGCTTTGTTGTTTAAAGATGGTAAAATCTTAAAAAAAGTTACCGAAGAAAATATGGTATCAGAGCTTTTAGAAACAATAGAAAAATACTATCAGGAGGTATAAATATGACAGAGAATTTACAGGACAAAATCTTGGAGGATGCCAAAGAAAAAGGCATCGAGGTAGTGATATACCTCACAAGGGGGAACAGAATAGTAGGTAAAGTGCTTGACCAGGACAAATACACTGTACTTTTGAAATCCGAAAGCGGTACAAACTTGATTTACAAGCATGCAATAAGCACAGTAGTCATAGAAGAGGCGTCTGAAAATTGATAAAAGCTATATCTGTAGCCTTACAGTTAAGACATCAAACAAGAAATCAAGTTTTAGAATCATTAGAAGAGTTAGAAGGCTTAGTTGAGGCTATAGGTGGCAAAAGCGTAGGATACCTTGTAAAGAAAAGAGATTTTCCAGATGCTTCAACGCTTGTGGGAAGCTCATACTTAAATCTCATAAAAGAGCTTGTGGAGGGCACTGGCTCAAATGCAGTGGTGTTCGATGAGTTTTTAAGCCCATCTCAGGTTAGAAATATAGAATCTTTTTTAGGAGTAAGCGTCCTTGACAGAGCAAACGTAGTTTTTGAGATTTTCATGGCAAGAGCTAAAACCCAACAAGCAAAACTTCAGATAGAACTAGCCAAACTCACCTATGAACTACCAAGACTTTACGGCGTTGGTACAAAACTATCAAGGCAAAGCGGTAAGATGGGCACCAGAGGACCCGGTGAGCAACTCATAGAAATAAAAAGAAGAGCTATACAAAAACGCATACACAAAATAAAAGAAGAAATAGAACAAATAAAAAAACATCACAAAGAGCAAAGAAAGAACAGGCTTAAAACAAATTACTTAAAAGTAGCTTTGGTAGGCTACACAAACGCCGGGAAATCATCGTTGATGAAAGCCCTTACCAAAAAAAACGTTTTTATAAGCGATATGCTTTTTGCCACTCTTGATACAAAGGTAGGTACAAGCTTTGTAGACGGAGAAAAAATATTTATAACAGATACCGTAGGCTTTATAGATAGATTACCACCAGAGTTGGTAGAGTCTTTCAAAACCACTTTAGAAGAGGTAACGCTTGCAGATTTGCTTGTTTTTGTAGTAGATATATCAGACCATAGATGGTTAAAGAAAATAGATGTAGTAAACAAAATTTTGGAAGATATAGGCGTTAAAGATAAACCTATTTTGTACGTATTTAATAAAATCGATAAGTTGGTAAGCTCCAAAGAAGATATCCTTGGTTTTGAAAAAGAGTTTTTCTTTGAAAAACCTTACGTTTTGGTATCCAGCGAAAAAGATTGGAACATAGACGTCTTATTGGAGCGTATCAAATCATACTACAAAGCTCATTTTGACTTAGGTTATATATATGCATAACTTAGAGTTTCAACAGCGTTCTTTAGATAGCATATTCTTAGAGGTGCTTGATGATCTATCGAAAAAAGAAGTGCTCCTTATGGTGCTTTGCTATATCCAGCTTGTAAGAAGAGAAAACAGCTTTGAAGTTCCTCTTTTAGACCTTATAAGATGTTCTGAAAAGCCCCATAAACATATAAAAGGTGATTGGCGCGATATAATGATGGAGCTTGACATCTTCTACGTAAACGAGGATGATAAAATTTACGAGGGAAAAGATATATTTAAAATCCAAGATACGACACAAGCCCAAGTTAGCATAGCGCATATCTACAAACCAGATTTTAACAACATCTCAAACCTTATAGCAAAATATTGGAACATAGTAAGCAAGCTATCCTCTTTTGGTGACGGATCTTTATCCGAAAAGAAAGTATCCACCGTTGTACTTCTTTACAACGAACAACTTTTTAAAGAATGTATACTCTATGCAAACATGTTAAGAGAAAGGAGCTTTTCCACCACCGAGAAAAAGTTTTTCGACGCTCTCATAGACGCTTGTTTTGCAATGGAGTTTTATCAAAAGGACATTTTAAATAGAGCAAAAGACTACGCCAAAAGCGCTTCTGATAAACTATCCAGTATAGAAAATTTCTACGATTTAAATTTAAGAGACTTTATAAAACAGCTTGATTTATTCTTTAAAAAGCCGCAAAAACAAAAATCAAAAGAGATTCCAAGGATACATACAAACAGATATAAGAAGAAAGACAGTATGTTTTCAAGGCTTTTAAACAAAATAAAAAGATTTTTTCAATAAAATGGTATAATAACAAAATGGTATACAAAGAATTTTTAGAGTTTAAACTATCAGAAATAGGCATAGGCACTTATTTGGGAGAGCTTGATCAAGAAACCGACAAAGCTTACGAAGAAACCATCAGATATGGCTATGAGCTAGGTATAAACGTGGTAGATAGCGCTATAAACTACAGATACATGAAAAGCGAAAGAGCTATAGGAAGGGTGCTAAAAGATATAAAAAGAGAAAACCTTATAATATCTACAAAAGGAGGATACGTACCTTACGATATAGAAAGTGGCATAGACCCAAAGGACTACTTTTACGATATATTTGTTTATCCTGGTATCATAGACGAAAGAAAACTAACTCAAAACTGGCACTATCTTGATAGAAAATTTATAGATTGGTGTTTTAACAAAAGCCTACAAAACCTAAATACAAACTATATAGATATATACTTTTTACACAACGTAGAAGAACAGCTTCTTTACAAAAACAAAGATGAGTTTTACAACACACTAAAATCTTGTTTTGAGCTTTTAGAAGAAAAAGTATCTCAAGGACAGCTAAAATACTACGGAGTGGCTACATGGAGCGGTTTTAGAATATCAAGAGCCTCCAAACAGCACCTTGAACTAAAAGAAATTTTAGATATAGCTTCTTATATTTCAAAAGATCATCATTTTAGATTTATGCAGCTTCCTTACAATATAGGTATGTCTGAAGCTTTTACCGTCAAAAACCAAATAGTAGGAAATGAATACAAAACCATATTAGAAGCTGCAAAAGAGCTTGGAGTTTACGTATACACAAGCGCTTCTATCTATCAAGGGCAAGTGATAGGAAGAATACCCAAAGAGCTTAAAGATTATTTTGGTTTGGAAAAAGATATCCA contains:
- a CDS encoding tRNA (guanine(26)-N(2))-dimethyltransferase, whose amino-acid sequence is MLVKEGAVEFFIPELPEVLSKEVEVFYNPFMAVNRDFTVLILKAYSILKSKKLFIADPMSASGVRVLRLLKETNVVEKAFLNDIKKEAIELAQKNLEAYQNVYFFNKDANMFLLENKGFDYIDIDPYGSPIGFLESAINALKTGGLIGITATDTASLSGSYPFKAFRRYSAKPLDSEFYHESALRILVKSVIEASFRLDVVLKPVFGFSYRHFLRAFFIKLKGVSKAIDISKDIAYIGYCHSCKFRNTYTCVLDLPKFCPLCDDFFDYAGPIYIGDIYDKELLDIMKEQDFTYFTKDTIKIFKTILEESKIKTPWFYKANIFGKGTMPKLKQILKDLDAKPTHFSPEGFKTDLDFIHIKEYFEKWA
- a CDS encoding polysaccharide deacetylase family protein, producing MGVMVFCYHKIFPKKSYDVNLSLFQKHINILDRFYEVLSLEELKAYIDGLYTPKKPAVVLTFDDGYVDNFIYAYPILKKYKKRAIIFPIYSRLLKEDIKRPTLFDYWEGKVSLKDLYKPLGAGEANKEFFEKGISYDFLSFEELRSMLDVFDVGSHGITHTKTFIDQKPIDIYNAKNYHYSLSSIYNPLKEGLPIYPSKSDLSHPKAFIPNSVYELLEKNKDKNLFNIYTKSLKLSFETTDEYRERVRHELKTSKEGLEKALGIKIISFAYPFGDMSDILKEEASKYFYMAFSTKKKPVYPHQDRYDIGRITAVKDIFTFLKNIIYYPTNLYRFFNK
- a CDS encoding ribonucleotide-diphosphate reductase subunit beta, which codes for MEVMKKDGKVCQSYTYKLDSVVYPEILNLYTKAKNNYWIPEEYDLANDKHEFYEKLNDIERHYMLYTVGFFSSAEGWVGQNILEISKRIRNTETRMFLGYQLMEEMKHIDTFRYIMDGLDLKPHEVYAMHENVKEIKRKADFEVKRAMALCEEPTEENLIEDIFVYYAILEGLFFFSGFVTPLAFGRRGVLKNVAALVRWILKDETRHLAFGIYLLNELLKDKNKNDYKDKFRVLMEEAVDIETEYARVAMPEKIIGLSFETYTSYVRYLADRRMRSLGFEAIYGQKNPMKWLTTQTDLPDLTNFFEAKVDY
- the ispG gene encoding flavodoxin-dependent (E)-4-hydroxy-3-methylbut-2-enyl-diphosphate synthase, which produces MIKRRKTREITLGTLKIGGNNPIVVQSMTSTKTHDIEATISQIDRLITAGCEAIRVAVPAKEDAEALKEIIKYSKVPIIADIHFVPNMAFLSMEAGAHGIRINPGNINKKEIVRDIVLEAKRRNICVRLGVNSGSLEKHLLEKYGYPSAEALAESALNWSEFFESLGFYNFKVSIKGSDVIQNAVANEIFAEKTDIPLHIGITEAGMGTQGMVKSSVGLGILLYKGIGDTIRVSLTDEPEKEVEVAYEILKSLGLKKKGIDIVSCPTCGRIEVNLPDVVKQVQEALKDKDLSIKVAIMGCAVNAIGEASHADVGLACMKGGALLFKDGKILKKVTEENMVSELLETIEKYYQEV
- the hfq gene encoding RNA chaperone Hfq, producing the protein MTENLQDKILEDAKEKGIEVVIYLTRGNRIVGKVLDQDKYTVLLKSESGTNLIYKHAISTVVIEEASEN
- the hflX gene encoding GTPase HflX: MIKAISVALQLRHQTRNQVLESLEELEGLVEAIGGKSVGYLVKKRDFPDASTLVGSSYLNLIKELVEGTGSNAVVFDEFLSPSQVRNIESFLGVSVLDRANVVFEIFMARAKTQQAKLQIELAKLTYELPRLYGVGTKLSRQSGKMGTRGPGEQLIEIKRRAIQKRIHKIKEEIEQIKKHHKEQRKNRLKTNYLKVALVGYTNAGKSSLMKALTKKNVFISDMLFATLDTKVGTSFVDGEKIFITDTVGFIDRLPPELVESFKTTLEEVTLADLLVFVVDISDHRWLKKIDVVNKILEDIGVKDKPILYVFNKIDKLVSSKEDILGFEKEFFFEKPYVLVSSEKDWNIDVLLERIKSYYKAHFDLGYIYA
- a CDS encoding aldo/keto reductase — translated: MVYKEFLEFKLSEIGIGTYLGELDQETDKAYEETIRYGYELGINVVDSAINYRYMKSERAIGRVLKDIKRENLIISTKGGYVPYDIESGIDPKDYFYDIFVYPGIIDERKLTQNWHYLDRKFIDWCFNKSLQNLNTNYIDIYFLHNVEEQLLYKNKDEFYNTLKSCFELLEEKVSQGQLKYYGVATWSGFRISRASKQHLELKEILDIASYISKDHHFRFMQLPYNIGMSEAFTVKNQIVGNEYKTILEAAKELGVYVYTSASIYQGQVIGRIPKELKDYFGLEKDIHVALQFVRSAPGVGTMLVGTKNKEHLKENLEIENVPPMEFEKYINLFSMYKKNA